Proteins from a genomic interval of Shewanella seohaensis:
- the nqrM gene encoding (Na+)-NQR maturation NqrM codes for MSTFIAAFVILLLFFLLMSIGYLIKRKAVEGSCGGLGVLGIEKACDCDDPCDKRKRRMAAEEARREKLTKDRII; via the coding sequence ATGAGCACTTTTATCGCGGCATTTGTGATTTTATTACTGTTCTTTTTGCTTATGTCGATAGGTTATCTCATCAAGCGCAAAGCCGTTGAAGGAAGCTGTGGCGGTTTAGGTGTATTAGGGATTGAAAAAGCCTGCGATTGTGATGATCCCTGCGACAAGCGTAAACGTCGTATGGCCGCAGAAGAAGCGCGCCGTGAGAAGTTAACGAAAGACAGGATCATTTAA
- a CDS encoding FAD:protein FMN transferase, translating to MFKTLALKTPVLKTSVLKHSVYWLVLVGLAFFISACSKQDEVISLAGSTMGTTYHIKVVPNEQMPTAQLLQAEIDLALEQVNNQMSTYRPNSELSRFNQLPLEQSVEVSPDTIKVVKEGMRLYNVTDKALDITLGPLVNLWGFGPDKRPTKVPTQADIDAAKAKTGISELSIEGNRLSKHNAHLYVDLSSIAKGFGVDKVASILDKYHASGYLVEIGGELSIKGTKGDGSSWRVAIEKPTDDGMAVQQVIEPGTMAMATSGDYRNYYEEEGQRFTHIIDPRTGLPINHKLASVTVLHKECMTADGFATAMMVLGTEASLELAKKEHLAIMLIEKQGEGFKVYYSDAFKPFLK from the coding sequence ATGTTTAAAACCCTAGCGTTAAAAACCCCCGTGTTAAAAACCTCAGTGTTAAAGCATTCAGTGTACTGGCTGGTCCTTGTAGGTCTAGCCTTTTTTATTTCAGCCTGTAGTAAACAGGATGAGGTTATCTCCCTCGCGGGCAGCACAATGGGCACGACCTACCACATTAAAGTGGTTCCCAATGAGCAAATGCCAACGGCCCAATTACTGCAGGCCGAAATTGACTTAGCCCTAGAGCAAGTCAATAACCAGATGTCGACCTATCGACCTAATTCAGAACTGTCTCGTTTCAATCAGTTACCGCTCGAGCAAAGCGTTGAAGTGTCGCCTGATACCATTAAAGTGGTTAAAGAAGGCATGCGTTTATATAACGTGACGGACAAAGCTTTAGACATTACCTTAGGGCCGCTGGTGAACCTATGGGGATTTGGCCCCGATAAGCGCCCAACCAAAGTGCCTACTCAGGCCGATATCGATGCGGCTAAAGCCAAAACGGGTATCAGTGAGCTTTCTATCGAAGGCAATCGCTTAAGCAAGCACAATGCGCATTTATATGTGGACCTGTCTTCAATCGCCAAAGGTTTTGGCGTGGACAAAGTGGCCTCGATTTTAGATAAGTACCATGCAAGCGGTTACTTAGTCGAAATTGGTGGCGAGCTGAGCATTAAAGGCACTAAAGGCGATGGTAGCTCGTGGCGCGTCGCGATAGAGAAGCCGACCGATGATGGTATGGCGGTGCAGCAGGTGATTGAGCCTGGCACTATGGCTATGGCAACGTCGGGGGATTATCGCAATTATTATGAGGAAGAAGGTCAGCGTTTTACTCATATAATTGATCCACGTACCGGTTTGCCGATTAATCATAAGCTAGCATCTGTGACCGTTTTGCATAAGGAATGTATGACGGCCGATGGTTTTGCGACGGCGATGATGGTTTTAGGCACAGAAGCGTCATTGGAGCTTGCCAAGAAAGAACACTTGGCGATAATGCTAATAGAAAAGCAAGGCGAAGGATTTAAAGTCTACTACAGTGACGCCTTCAAGCCTTTCCTTAAGTAG